One window of the Candidatus Chryseobacterium colombiense genome contains the following:
- the folE gene encoding GTP cyclohydrolase I FolE gives MVDFTDNDDDIFTGKEHTPIRKDAFDKSPEEKIEKITELFGEIMQTLGLDMTDDSLKDSPKRVAKMYVNEIFGGLLPENKPGISTFSNKYKYRQMLVEKDITVYSFCEHHFLPIIGRAHVAYISNGEVIGLSKINRIVDYYAKRPQVQERLTMQIVDALKEALGTKDVACIIDAKHLCVNCRGIKDTASSTITAELSGIFRTNPITRQEFLHYVGSHAKLDY, from the coding sequence ATGGTTGATTTTACTGATAACGACGATGATATTTTCACTGGAAAAGAACATACGCCTATAAGGAAAGATGCTTTTGATAAATCACCAGAAGAGAAGATAGAAAAAATTACGGAGCTTTTTGGAGAAATCATGCAAACATTAGGTCTGGATATGACCGATGATTCATTGAAAGACTCCCCGAAACGTGTTGCAAAGATGTATGTGAATGAAATTTTCGGAGGACTTCTTCCTGAAAACAAGCCGGGAATTTCTACATTTTCAAACAAATACAAATACCGCCAGATGTTGGTGGAAAAAGACATTACGGTATACTCTTTCTGTGAGCATCACTTTTTACCAATTATCGGAAGAGCACATGTTGCGTACATTTCGAATGGTGAAGTGATCGGACTTTCAAAAATCAACAGAATTGTTGATTATTACGCAAAAAGACCACAAGTTCAGGAAAGATTGACAATGCAGATTGTAGATGCTTTAAAAGAAGCGTTGGGAACAAAAGATGTCGCATGTATTATTGATGCAAAACATCTTTGCGTAAATTGCAGGGGAATTAAAGATACGGCAAGCTCTACTATTACGGCGGAATTGAGCGGTATTTTCAGAACCAATCCGATTACAAGACAGGAATTCTTACATTATGTAGGAAGCCATGCAAAATTGGATTATTAA
- a CDS encoding DinB family protein: MDYQILKNIVNDELSRFGNISEEEWSAKISPEKWSRKEILGHLCDSALSNIRRFVITQYKENENIVYDQNFWVRAQNYQNVSTSDIINLWKFLNLQIVNVVENIPDEDLQRTCDMTKTETKIFTLEYIINDYIDHLQHHLKAI; this comes from the coding sequence ATGGACTATCAGATTCTTAAGAATATCGTAAATGATGAACTTAGTAGATTCGGAAATATTTCAGAAGAAGAATGGTCTGCTAAAATTTCTCCTGAAAAATGGTCCAGAAAAGAAATTTTAGGCCATCTTTGTGATAGTGCTTTATCAAATATCAGAAGATTTGTAATTACTCAGTATAAAGAAAATGAGAATATTGTCTATGATCAGAATTTTTGGGTGAGGGCGCAGAATTATCAGAATGTTTCTACTTCAGATATTATTAATCTTTGGAAATTTTTAAATCTTCAGATTGTAAATGTTGTTGAAAATATCCCTGATGAAGATCTGCAAAGAACTTGTGATATGACAAAGACAGAAACTAAGATATTCACACTGGAGTACATCATCAATGATTATATTGATCACTTACAACATCATTTAAAAGCAATTTAA
- the cysS gene encoding cysteine--tRNA ligase: MQLKIYNSLTGEKEIFKPILEGNVGMYVCGPTVYSNVHLGNVRTFLSFDFIYRSLMHLGYKVRYVRNITDAGHLTDDGDVNNDRFVKQTRLEKLEPMEIVQKYTVDFHKVLDLFNLLPPNIEPTATGHIVEQIELTQKLIERGFAYESNGSVYFDVLEYNRRGLNYGELSKRNIEELFANTRDLDGQGEKKNPQDFALWKKASPAHIMRWNSPWGEGFPGWHLECTAMSTKYLGETFDIHGGGMDLKFPHHECEIAQGKACNDTAPVNYWMHANMLTMNSQRMSKSTGNYILPMQLVTGENDFFEKPFHPSIVRFCFLQAHYRSVLDISNDAMLASEKGFIRLMEAIKVLNSIAPNDEKQSGFSFEEWKNKAYDALTDDFNSPVLIAHLFEAVKYIFALNDAKETISTKDLEELKSTLNALVFDVLGLQAIEENNNEKLDQTLQVLIELRNQARKSKNFELSDQIRDRLLAEGIELKDGRDGTSYVLN; the protein is encoded by the coding sequence ATGCAATTAAAAATATACAACTCGCTTACTGGCGAAAAAGAAATATTTAAACCCATTTTAGAAGGAAATGTTGGGATGTACGTCTGTGGACCTACTGTGTACAGCAATGTTCATTTAGGAAACGTAAGAACTTTTCTTTCCTTCGATTTTATATACAGGAGCTTGATGCATCTGGGTTACAAAGTAAGATATGTAAGAAATATCACTGATGCAGGTCACCTTACCGATGACGGAGATGTCAATAACGATCGATTCGTTAAGCAAACCCGCCTTGAAAAATTGGAACCGATGGAAATCGTACAAAAATACACAGTAGATTTTCATAAAGTCTTAGATCTGTTCAATTTATTGCCACCGAATATTGAACCGACTGCAACCGGTCATATCGTTGAACAAATTGAATTAACCCAAAAATTAATTGAAAGAGGATTTGCCTACGAAAGCAATGGTTCTGTGTATTTCGACGTATTAGAATATAACAGAAGAGGGTTGAACTACGGTGAACTTTCAAAAAGAAATATTGAAGAACTTTTCGCCAATACCCGTGACTTAGACGGTCAGGGAGAAAAGAAAAATCCACAGGATTTTGCGCTTTGGAAAAAAGCTTCGCCGGCGCACATTATGAGATGGAATTCGCCTTGGGGAGAAGGTTTCCCGGGATGGCATCTTGAATGTACGGCGATGAGCACAAAATATTTAGGAGAAACTTTCGATATCCACGGAGGAGGAATGGATTTAAAATTCCCTCACCACGAATGTGAAATTGCTCAGGGAAAAGCTTGCAATGACACTGCTCCTGTAAATTACTGGATGCATGCCAATATGCTGACAATGAATTCTCAGCGTATGAGCAAGTCAACAGGAAATTATATTTTGCCGATGCAATTAGTTACCGGTGAAAATGATTTCTTTGAAAAGCCTTTTCATCCGTCGATTGTCCGTTTTTGCTTTCTGCAGGCTCATTACAGAAGTGTTTTGGATATTTCTAATGATGCAATGCTGGCCAGTGAAAAAGGCTTTATCAGATTAATGGAAGCCATTAAAGTGTTGAACTCAATCGCTCCGAATGATGAGAAACAATCCGGTTTCAGTTTTGAAGAATGGAAGAATAAGGCATATGATGCTTTAACGGATGATTTCAATTCACCTGTTCTCATTGCTCACTTATTTGAAGCAGTAAAGTATATTTTCGCTTTAAATGATGCTAAAGAAACTATTTCAACTAAAGATTTAGAGGAGTTGAAATCAACTTTAAATGCTCTTGTTTTTGATGTTTTAGGACTACAGGCTATTGAAGAGAATAATAATGAGAAGCTTGATCAGACTTTACAGGTTTTAATTGAACTAAGAAATCAGGCAAGGAAATCTAAAAACTTCGAACTTTCAGACCAGATCAGAGATAGATTGCTTGCTGAAGGAATTGAACTGAAGGACGGAAGGGACGGAACTTCCTATGTTCTGAATTAA